One region of Pygocentrus nattereri isolate fPygNat1 chromosome 14, fPygNat1.pri, whole genome shotgun sequence genomic DNA includes:
- the si:dkey-16l2.16 gene encoding ras-related protein Rab-35, producing the protein MAGKDYNHLFKLLIIGDSNVGKSSLLLRFADNSFSGSYITTIGVDFKIRTVEIDGERVKLQIWDTAGQERFRTITSTYYRNTHGVIIVYDVTNPESFVNVKRWLNEISQNCDNVCKILVGNKNDDPSKKQVDTQDALRFGESVGVRVFETSAKENINVEEMFMAFTHMVLRAKKQSQSRAERERDREKDTVHINSHRDRDRRKRGKKCC; encoded by the exons ATGTAGGGAAGAGCAGTCTGCTTCTGCGATTTGCAGACAACTCCTTTTCTG GTAGCTATATAACCACTATTGGGGTGGACTTTAAAATTCGGACAGTCGAGATTGACGGAGAGAGAGTTAAACTCCAAATCTGGGACACAGCCGGTCAGGAGAGATTCAGAACCATCACTTCCAC GTATTACAGAAACACCCATGGGGTCATTATCGTTTACGACGTCACAAATCCAGAGTCGTTCGTCAACGTGAAACGATGGTTGAACGAGATCTCCCAGAACTGTGACAACGTCTGTAAAATTTTAG ttgggAACAAGAACGATGACCCTTCCAAGAAGCAAGTTGATACCCAGGATGCCTTGCGCTTTGGGGAGTCAGTAGGTGTTAGAGTGTTTGAGACCAGCGCAAAAGAGAATATCAATGTGGAAGAG ATGTTCATGGCCTTTACTCACATGGTCCTGCGGGCGAAGAAACAGAGCCAGAGTCGAGCAGAGAGGGAGCgggacagagagaaggacaCGGTTCACATCAACTCTCACAGGGACCGcgacaggagaaagagagggaagaaatGCTGCTGA